The Vibrio rhizosphaerae genome contains the following window.
TGACCGAAGGCACCATGTAATCAGGCAGAATCTGGGCAAGTGCCGCCAACAAATGCTCACTACGAAGTTGACTGACATGGTCAGGCACCGCGACACAAAATCCAATCAATCGGTGTGTCCCCGCAAAAGGCTGCGCCACAACAACTGCCTGAGCAACACCTTGCTGAAGCGATAAGGCGTTTTCCACTTCTCCCAACTCGATCCGATAGCCGCGAATTTTTACCTGATCATCACAACGCCCGATAAAAGCAAGTTGCCCCTTTTCAGACCAACACACCAGATCTCCGGTACGATACATCACATCACCGGCAACAAATGGATCGGCGACAAAGCGTTCTGCGGTCATCCCGGGTTGATTTAAATATCCCTGCGCCATCCCCGCACCAGCAAGATAAAGCTCTCCGACACTCCCTGTCGGTACCGGTGTCAGCGTTTCATCCAAAACATAGGTGCGCGTATTGGCGATAGGGCGACCGATCACTGGAGTATCATCCGCTTTAAAACTGGCACTCACGGCATCAACCGTATATTCCGTTGGCCCATAAAAGTTTTCAACGATCAGAGCAGGATACTCTTTCACCTTTTGCCACAACTTATGAGGAACCGCTTCACTACCGACTAAGACAAGTGTCGGTACATGTGACATGGTCATCAGTCCGGCTTCCAGCATCTGATAAAACAGCGAAGGGGACAAATCTAAAGCGTCAATCTGATCTTGCCCGACCAACCGAGCCAGCTCAAACGCATCCCGACGTTGCTCATTCGAATAGAGATACAAGGTATGTCCGTGAATCATCCATAAAATTTGCTCCCAGGATGCATCGAAAGAAAAAGAGGTGGTATGAGCCGCCCGGACAATGGGACAATCACGGACTTGTCGCAACTGCGACAGCGCCCGTTCAAAAATGGTCTGTCTATGAGACAGCGCGAGATTCAGTAACGCACCATGATGATTTAAAACCCCTTTCGGTTGACCGGTCGAACCGGATGTAAAAATAATATAAGCAGTATCCTTTCTTTGCGGTGCAGGATAATCCGAGGGGAAATCTTGACGGACAGACAACAAGGTTTCGAATCGCCACAGCACCATAAGCGATGGTTCTGTCAGTGCTTGTTGTAAAGCAGACGACGGATTTGCATCGATCAGTACACCACGGGGACGCGCTTGTTCCAGCATCGCCTCAATTCGTTCCTGCGGGTAATCCGGATCAATGGGGAGATAAACGGCACCACATTTCATCACCGCCAGCAGCGCAATCACGGCATTCCCGGTTCTCGGTAACGCAACCCCAATCACATCACCATGCCGGACACCGCCTTGCAAGAGGCTCGCCGCAACGGTATTGATCTGCTCATTCAATTGCGCGAACGTCCATGATGACTGGCTGTCGGACAATGCCAGTCGTGACGGAAATGATTCGACTTGCTGTTTTAGCAGGTCAAGAATGGTTTGGTACTCCGCGGGAAGGACGAGTGCCGTACCGGCAGACCATGGCTGAATATCGAGTTGAGCCGCCGGTATGCGTGATGTGAAGTTCAATGCGTGCGCGGCCGACTCCGAGTCTTTTACAAAATCAACGTTTTCAGGCGGTCTTACTGCCTGTGACCATAATGACATTGATTCATCAATAACATTACTCATAGACATAGCGATAATTCCTCATGAATTCAGTCCAGAGAGATGAACATGCTGCCAGTTTTGTTCGATATAACTGAGACAGGCAGATTTATCTTCCGGACCGAAAATCGCTTGCCAGCCTTGGGGGACCGGATTGGATTCTGGCCACAGGCTATGCTGACCACGGTCATTGGTCAGCACGAGAAATTGATGATTCACATCATCAAACGGATTGGTATATTTTTTATCATTCATTATTTTTAAGCCACCCTGCCAACTAAGGGAAAGATTCATACTTTGTTTACATCAGGCATCCCGTTCAATCTGTATTAATGTCACGAGAGCCTCTTCGAACAACAGATAGTCGCCATGACAAACCTGAATGCCGATCTCTTGCTGAAGTGTTTGGGAAAGTTCAAACGTGAAATGTGAATGTTGCGGGTCAAAAGAAACTAATTGTGCATCATGGAAGTCAAGATAACGCTTCACTAAAGGATAAAGCGCCTTAAAAAGACTCTCTTTGGCGGAAAACATTAGAGAGATAAACTGCGCTTTAGACCAGTCGGTCTCCTGAAGCTTCATCTCCCCGGACGTGACAATCATTTTCCCGACCGACTCGCATAGCGTGTCATCCATGATATTTTCGATATCAATCCCGATCGATAATCGCTCCGCGTTGGTAGACACGGTACAGATCGCTGTATCATCCGTATGCGAGATGGAGCCGATAAATCCATCAGGCCATACCGGAGAACGATGTTCTCCAATCCCAACCCAAGGTTCAGATGCACCTCGGTGCAGCAAGGCATATTTTGCGGCTATCCTGCCGGCAACAAATTCTGCTTTTCTTTTACTGACCGCGCCGAGCAGGGAGTCAGGCAAGGTGATACCTTCTTGCACAGCGCCTGCCGGATACTCATCACGCGCATAGCGATTGATAAAAATAGTCTGTCCACCCAGGCATAACTGCTTCTGCCAGATCAGAAATGTCATCACTCATCGTCCCTAAGCTCGTTCATTATATATGCAAATCAATTGAAAATAGGCCTCATGCAATGGCGTAAGCCGTCCCCATCCGAGCACTTAACCTGATATGCCGAAACAAACATTCATGATTATTTTTCTGAATTTCTTGCTCATACTTGCTGAATCGTTGCACTGCAACAGCAGCCATTAGCATACAACCAATACACGTATAAACTCCAATAAAAATCCGTGGAACTCACAGCGGAGATCGCATTATTTCCTATATATCCGACTCATATAGTGTTAGTTCTCACGATAACAGACCGTTCGTTCATCCATCAGTTCCTCAATCCCATTCAGAACACCTCAATGTCATCATAAATTCACTGATACTGACGGTGAGGCACCTTCACGATTGACACGGTGCAGCACAAGACAACATGACCTGTCTCAGGTCAGGAGCCGTCTCTTAACAACAGGACCTGATTTAATCAGGCGATAAAATGTGGATAGAGAGAGTTGATGAATAGTGAGGATCGATGATGTGCACCTGACAGGCGGAAACAACCACCTGTCAGGTGCAAAATTTCAACGCTGGGAAAGAATTGCCTGCCACTCAGCTTCAGTCACAGGCATAATCGACAGTCGATTACCCCGCTGCACCAGAGGCATGTTGGCCAGCTCGGGCATCGTTTTCATGAGAGAAAGAGGAATAATTCGCGCCATTTTGCTGACAAAAGCAACATCGACCATCACCCAACGCGGATTTTCAGCGGTTGATTTAGGATCATAAACATCACTGTCAGGGTCGAATGCAAAGTGATCCGGATAGGCTTCACGAACCACCTCTGCAATCCCGGCAACCCCGACCTGTTTGCAGGATGAATGGTAGATCAAAACCTGATCCCCCAGACGGATTTGATCACGCATCATATTGCGTGCCTGATAATTCCTGACACCTTCCCAACAAGCGCGCTGCTGCACGCGTAAAGTATCAATTGAAAACGTATCCGGCTCTGTTTTAAATAACCAATATGCCATAATGTTATGCTGTTGCTATACGAAACGATGTCTCATTCGGTTAAGGTAAGGAAGATATACCATGAAGCCCTTGAAAATTCTAATGTTCAGCTCATTGATGTTACTCTTACAAGCCTGTACATCATCAATGGTGTCCTCTCCTGCCGATCATGTTTCTCTGGGGCAGTCAGCGGAGATTCAGATCCCGCCGGTCATGTTCCGGGGCCAGATTGTGATAGGTCCCCAAACCAGCTCATTTACCCCCTGTAACAGCAACCAGCAATTTTTACTGACGTTATCGCCACAACAATTTCAAACCCTCAGCCAACAGGTTGCCTCACCTTATCAGGCGATCTATGGCGAAATCATTGGTTTCCTTACCGCACCAAGTCAGACCGGTTACAACGCGGATTTCAGAGCACGATTGATTGCACATCAGCTTAACTATATCTCACAGGATGCGGTCAGAGGTTGTAGCCAACCGGTACAAAACACGGAAGCCGAGGGCCAGAAACCAAACTGGCGGGTTCGTATGACATCACCGGAGAATTTGGCGGTGATGTTCGGAAAATCATCGCCTCAGTCGTGGCCTGTCGCCAATATCAACCACACCGGAGATCAGCGTGTGTATACGGCACCACAGGGGAAATTGACGCTGTCGCCATCACTTTGCCAACTAAATCATCAAGCCTTATACGGCTGGATGGCAACATTCAATACGCAAAAAGGCCGCTATCGAGGCTGTGCCCGACTGAGTAATCAGGATTCATCCACAGCATGGGGCGCGACTTATTATGCAAGCTCAACCCGCCAAGACAACTTTTCCGTGACGTTAACACTCAAAGCGGATCACACCGCTCAAACACTTTATCGCTACCAGAATGATCCGGTGCCCATTGTGGAAACAGGCTTTTGGCAGGCACTCAATGGCGATCAGATTCAGGTCGTCATGACCCAACATCAACAACAATACTTGCTCTCGCAACGGATTTTCACCCGTCAGGGCGATCAGCTTCATGCCCCGAAAGAACAAGTCGGTCAACAGATTTACGATATCAGTGAAGGTGGACTCACCCTGTTCCGGAGCCAGCCATGAAGGCGAATCAACCGCCAGCGCAATCACTGCAACGATGTCCTGACTGTGGGTTAATCTATCAATGTATTTGTCAGGCGATTCCTCGTTGCGAAAGTGAAATCAAGCTGTCCTTATTGGTTCATGAGCGAGAACTCAACCGGGAGACCAATACCGGACGCTGGCTGGTCCATGCCCTGTCGCAATGTCACTCATACCTCTGGCAACGCAAACAACCGGATCTACAATTCCGCCACCAGCTGGACGATCCGCAATTTTTTCCGGTGCTGCTCTTTCCGGCACCGCACGCCCTGACCATCGACGAGATGAACGCGCAAATCAAGACGCAATCTCAGATACATCCCGTCCGGTCGCGCTGCCCCACGCCTCATTTCATTGTGCTGGACGGAACCTGGCAAGAAGCCCGAAAAATGGAAAGGAAGAGTGACTGGCTGGCAGCGCTGCCCCGCGTGCAGATCACACCCAGTACCACCTCATCTTATCGGTTGAGACGCAATCAACAACCGGACTCACTCTGTACACTCGAAGTCGTTGCAGCTTTACTGAATCAACGGGGGGAAAGCAAAGATGCGCAGGCGTTGACGGATTTTCTCCATCAGTTTATGGACGCCCTGCAAGCAGACAAAACCACTCTTCCGCGAGCTGAATGCGAATGATCCGTGCTTCACAGTCCGCTATACAAACGCTAACAAGCTGGATAACTGTTCAATTTCAACATCCGGCAGTAATGCCGTCGCCGGCTCTGTACGGATATTTTTCTGCCGGTCATTGAACCAACAGGCGGCGAAGCCATTGATTTTGGCACCATAGACATCGGTCTTGAGATGATCACCGACATGGAGAATGTGACCAGCAGGCAAATCAAGCATGCGTTGCGCTTTGATAAACAAGTCGGGATAGGGTTTGGAAAATCCGTCAGGTCCGGCTTGCAGTGTTTGCTGAAAATAGTGTCCCAACCCAATTTTATGCGGATCAACATTGCCATTCGTGACTGAAATTAACGGTATTTGCCGACTCAATAAAGTCAGCACCCGATGAGTTTCGGCCGGCACGTCGATCTGATGACGCCAGTAGAACATTTCATTGATTGCATCTTCGGCCGCTTTGCGAGCCTCATCGGCTGCGTACCCCAACCGTATCAGCCCCTGCATCACTTGCTGATAACGCCATTGCGTTACATCATGCATCAACTCAGGGGATTGCTGTGCAATATTGGTTTTCAACTGCTGCCACCACTCAACCGGATGCAACGCACTGACCGGATGATTCAAATGCATCCAATCCATCATCTTACGTTCCAGTTGCCGAATCACCGGGACGTTATCATAAAGTGTATCGTCCAAATCAAAGGTCATCGCCTGAATCGAAGGGAGAGAACGGTAATAAAACATGCGCTATGGTTTCCGTTTTTTCTTAGCGCGGGGATGAGCCTGATCATACGCTTGCGCTAAATGCTGAAAATCGAGATGAGTATAGATCTGTGTGGTTGAAATATTTTCATGCCCCAATAACTCTTGTACCGCACGCAAATTGTGGCTTGATTCAAGAATATGGGTCGCAAAAGAGTGGCGTAATTTATGGGGACTGATATGACTGGCAACCGACTGTTTCATTCCCCACTCTGACATCCGTTTCTGGACATTACGATGTGAGATTCGGTTGCCACGACTGGAAACAAACAAAGCCGGTTCATCCTGATGTGCAAGCTGGCTGCGAACCGCCATCCACTGCTTCACCCAGATCACGGCCTGACCGCTAAACGGCACTTTGCGCTCTTTGTTACCTTTCCCGATCACACGAATTTCACCCAGTCCCAGATGAATATCTTTGACATTGACGCTAACCATTTCCGCCAAACGCAGACCTGCACCGTACATCAGCTCCATCATCGCCCGATCGCGAATCGCCAGCGGATCCTCTTCGTGAACGTCAAGGAGTTGTGCAACTTCATCAACATCTAAATTTTTCGGTAAGGGGCGCTTCTTCTTCGGTGCCGAAACACCTTTGGCCGGATTGGCTGTTAATTCACCTCTTAACACCAGAAAATCCAGAAAACTACGCAATGCAGATAAGCGCGTTGCTAAACTGCTGGCCTTGATGCCGTCACGCATCCCCTTTGCTGCCAGTTGTCTGACCCATGCCGAATCCAATTGCTGCCAGTCGGTCACCCCATGCTCAGCCAGATAGGCTGTCATCTGAGTCAGTTGCTGCTGATAATTCTGACGCGTATATAGACTCAACCCCTTCTCACTTCTCAGGTACTCATAGAAGCGTTGAAGGGGTTGCTGTAATTCATCCGGTAATCTCAGACTTTGATCATTCATGCGACGAACTTATTCATCTCTCTTACTAACCGGTATCATGCTTATTTCCATGGCAGAACATGTAATAAATGGGTCAAGACTTCAGCCAGATAACGCAAGAACAACGTATCCATACTTGGCTGGAAATGACCGCCATCTTCACTGGAAAAAGCCAGCATCCCATGTGTATCTTTACTTTTGATCGGTAACACCACGTAAGAACCAAATTCTGGCGCCCCCGAGAATTCCCCAAACAGACCATCCCGATCCGCTTTACGCATTCGACCTAAATAAGCACAATTTCCGTTGAAATTGTTGGTTGAAAAACGCTGCCAATAAGCTTGATCCAAGGTGTATTGCGCGGGCGCACCAGACAGACGGATATGTGCTTTCAGCGATAGTTGTACCGCCTTCTGTTCAATCGCCTCAATCACCTGACTCAGGTGATCGCACCGAAACATCTGTTCCTGCAAATCCATAAATGCATGCAGCGTCCGATCATTACTCGCAGCCAGAGACATCAAGGCGGTAATTTCTTCCTCAAGCTCTTCAATCCGGTGCCGCTGTCGGTTCAACTGGATGTGGACCAAAGACACCGCGCCAAGTTGCTGGTGCGGTAATGCAAGGCGGTCAACCAACGCCGGACGATTCATAAAGAAATCAGGATGATTTTGTAAATAATCAGCCACCACTTCGGCGGTTAACACATCATTTTCATTAATTTCAGTTTCAGTGTTTGACACAACAACCCTTTCTACAACGTTCTTCAATGATTTCAGTCGCTTTCAGCACGCAATCTGACCATCATAAATATGTGTGGCTGGCCCGGTCATGTAAAGTGGTTGTCCCGGTCCTTTCCAGCTGATTTTCAGATCGCCACCCGGCAGGTGAACAGTCACGTTTTCTGCCAGTTGCTCCTGAATAATCCCGACAGCAACCGCGGCACAAGCACCACTACCACAAGCCTGCGTCTCACCCGCACCACGTTCATAAACCCTTAACCGGATTTCATTGGGATTGACCACCTGCATAAAGCCAGCATTCACGCGTTCCGGAAAACGTTCATGGGATTCGAGTAATGGCCCAAGATGCTCGACATTGGCAACATCGACATCCTCCACCGTGGTCACCACATGAGGATTGCCCATACTGACCGCGCCACAAAACAGGGTTTGTTCAGCAATGCGTAAAATATAGGTCTTTTCTGACTGCTTCGCCTTAAAGGGGATTTTTGCGGGTTCAAATTCTGGCAACCCCATATTCACGGTAATCTGATTGTCATCTTCGACATTCAGAATCATCTTCCCTTTCTTGGTGCTGACATGAATACTGTACTTATTCGTCAACCCTTTGAGTCGAACAAAACGCGCAAAACAACGCGCACCATTGCCGCACTGTTCAACTTCACTGCCATCTGCGTTGAAGATCCGATAGTGAAAATCTGTTTCCGGATCATAAGGCGCTTCGACCAATAACAGTTGATCAAACCCAACCCCCGTGTGCCGATCCGCCAAGCGACGAATCAGCTCCGGTGAAAAGAAAATATTCTGGGTAATACAGTCAACGACCATGAAATCATTACCCAAACCGTGCATTTTAGAAAAATGAAAATGCATAGGCTTTGTTACTCCGGTAAAACACTTTCCAACGCCCACAAGCTACTGAGCGGTTCCCGCTGGCGAACCAGATGAACCTGTTCGCCATCAACCATGACTTCGGCAGCCCGTGAACGCGTATTATAGTTGGATGACATCACAAACCCGTAAGCACCCGCCGAACGAACAGCCAGCAGATCACCTTCTTCCAGCACCAATTCACGCTCTTTACCGAGAAAATCACCGGTTTCACAGACGGGCCCGACGATATCATAAATCAGCGCCTTCCCTTCACGCGGGCTCACGGGAACAATTTTCTGCCACGCCTGATACAAAGCAGGACGCATCAGGTCATTCATCGCCGCATCAATAATCGCAAAATTCTTATGTTCGGTATGCTTCAAAAACTCAACTTTGGTCAGTAACACACCCGCGTTCGCGGCAATCGCCCGTCCCGGTTCAAAAATCAGCTCCAGATGTTGGTGATTCTCCAGTCGTGAGAGTAAGGCTTTGGCATATTCTGCCGGTTGTGGCGGTGTTTCTTGGTTATAGATAACCCCTAACCCACCACCGACATCTAAATGACGAATGTTGATCCCTTCTGCTGCCAGTTCATCAATCAGCGCCAAGAGGCGATCGGTGGCATCAATGAAAGGATCAATTTGTGTTAACTGCGAACCAATATGGCAATCAATACCACACACATCCAAGTGTTCTAATTGATGAGCAAAACGATAGACGTCACGCGCCTGATCAAACGCGATACCGAATTTATTGTCACGGAGCCCGGTCGAGATATACGGATGCGTTTTAGCATCAACATCCGGATTAATCCGCAAAGATACCGGTGCTTTGACGCCGAGCGACTGAGCCACACGATTCAGACGATGCAACTCAGATTCGGATTCAACATTGAAACATTTAATCTTTAATTCGAGCGCCCGCTGCATTTCTGCTTCGGTTTTACCCACACCGGAAAAAACAATTTTCCCGGGGTTGCCGCCCGCAGCGAGCACACGCTCCAACTCACCGCCAGAGACAATATCGAACCCGGAGCCAAGCCGCGCCAAAACACTCAAAACCCCTAAATTGGAGTTCGCTTTCACGGCATAACAAACTAAATGTGGATGCGTGCCAACCGCCTGATCAAACGCATTCCAGTGACGTTCAAACGTCGCCTTTGAATAAACGTAAAGGGGAGTGCCATAGTCCTTTGCCAGTTCTGCGAGACGAACCTCTTCAGCCCATAGCTGTCCATCGTTCTGGTAATTAAAATAATCCAAAATATTTTCCTAATGATCAATGACTAAGGATTAAGGTTGTGATTGGTTTTGCGGTGTATCGTCCTGAGGCATATACAACGGTCCTGTCTGTCCACAACCTGCCAACGCTAACACGCACAGCACTAAAAGTGCAGTAAACTTTTTATTCATTTTGCATATATCGTGATTATTCATTCAATGCCCCCTATAATCGCACCAGATTCAGGAAAAGCAATAGGATGTGAGGATGAACGATACTGAATTCCACCAACTTGTTGATCAAATGCTAGAACAAGTTGAGCAAATGATTGATGACTCAGGCGCCGATATTGACTACGAGACAACCGGTAATGTCATGACACTGGATTTTGAGGATCGCAGTCAGATTGTAATCAATCGTCAGGAACCCATGCATGAAATCTGGTTGGCATCCAAATCCGGCGGATTTCATTTCCAGTACACCGATCAACAATGGATTTGCTCTAAAACCGGTCTGGAACTGCTGACGCTAATCCGTCAGGAATGTGAAAAACACGCTGGAGAATCCATTGATTGGGATTGATGCCAGCGCTATACGGTACATCAATTGATGCCGGAGCCCTGAGGATCGATATGTTTAAGCCCGGGGCTCAATTCAGGAAGACAAGACACTCAAATTAAAGAACACATAAAAGCGACGTTTAGGCGTTTACCGCCTTGGTCGGTATAGCCCCTGAAGACGAGTCACTCCGGTAAGGAATGATATAAGTACTGCTGCCATCATCAGCATGGATGACCTGATAATACTGCGGCAAATTGAAGTTGATCAGCTTTGAGGCCACTTTATTTTCATCCAGCATCGACGTATAGAAACCGTTCAGACTCGAAATGACCTCATCTTTACTACCGCTAAACTGATGATAGACCTCGACGCGATTCGATTCATCCAGAACATAGATATTAAAACCGGTTTCGCTATCTTCGAAGAAAAACTGAATCAATCCCTCGCTGGCAAAACCATCAATCGCTTCAGGCAGATGATAATCCTGTTCCCGATCAATCATCATCAATGGTGAGCCTTTGAGCTTATTGGTCGAGATACTGCGATAAAAATCGACTGAATTTTCCAACCGCTGAACAGAGACGCCCCGCCGTTCGAAAAATAACCCGTACATTTGGCGACCGACACGCAATGCCTTAAAACGACGTCGTTTTTCCAGCTCGATTTCAACCGGCTTCAAACGTAAGTCGATACATTCAGCCAACAGCTGATAAATGGCATTACGGATCAACCCCCGCAAATTTTTACTGTAGCAAAATACGTCTACTGATTCTGGCGGTAACGCATCCTGATGCATCTTGCACAATACCGTTTTAAGCGCATCAAGAATCGCCCCTTCCCCTTCGAAATGCAGCGTTCTGACTTCGTGCCATGAATTCCGGTAAACCAAATCAATACTACCGACGAGGCAACGCTGTTCCGGCCCAAAGCTTAAAACATCAACCGTTTTTAAATCAACGCGGAGTGATTTCCCTGAAACCACATACGTCGGGTCTTGTTCAAAATTAATAAACATGGCCAGCTGGCTAATTTCACAAGGGCTGGCGAGTGCATGCATGGTTGGACGACGCTTATGCAAGGAGAATGTATTACGCAAATCCCCCACCATCTGATAAAACTTATCAATGTCGAGCTGAGCATCTTGCACAACCGCATGGAGTCTGGTTGACTCGGTGATCAGGCCATTAAAGAATGCCCACGCGACCAACTTACTCAAATACTCGTGATGTTCCAGATAGTGCTGTCCCATCATCCGACGCGGCACTAACGGTTGCTTGTAGAGATACCAGCCAGCCGGATTACTGCGGTTCTGTTGTACTTCAATAAAAGTCAGGTCGGACTCATGCAAGTCAGGAGAAATCTGCGGATTAAGCAGCGTCACTTTGCCCGGAAGAATTTCAAAAGCGGCATACAGTTTACGGGAAAGAATCGAAATATCCTGAGGACTAATGGAAGAGGTAATGTCATTACGTCGAGCGAATTGGATCAAATTACGATAACTCTGCATCAAAGCATCCAGTAACCCGGTATGCATAAACGCAACTTGCTCGACTTTCCAGTTCCGCCGATTATCCAGTTCAGCGATAATACCTGACGACCACTGCCAGATTTGGGTCAGTTCTTCCAAGGCCATCCGGCGCCACGGAACGGAGCCAGCTCCCGGTTCACGAGATAATTTCTCATGCGTTTTCAGATAGAAGCAACGCCGGACCAGATCTAACCGAGGCTGATCATTAATCCGTTCTAAATAACGGGTCACTTTTTCCAGCATCAGATAATAAGCATCCATCCCATACAAATCTGGTTCATGGGTAAAGAAACGGCGCTTAGTATCGATACTTAAGAGTTGAGTATGAGGATATTCCCAAGAATAGGCTTCGAGTAGAATCGCTTTGAGCACCGATTTATAAGGTGAATCAATACTCTTATACAACTGCCACAAACTGGCACCGAAGTACTCTTCTGCCGGGATATGATTGAGACGGCCAAAATCAAACCATTCACTACAGTTAATGTAAGACTTACGACACAAATGACTGACATATTCGTCGTAACACTCTTCCATCTCTGGCGGCACGATTTGCCACAGAAGACGTTTGCCAGCCATTCGTACCGCAGAACGGTAGAATTCATCAAGTAATAACAAGTGTTGCGAAGAGCCACAATTTTCACCCGTCATTTCATCGGATTGTTTACACCGGAAACGTTGCTCGTCCATGATAAAAAAGTTGGCTTCAACACCTTGTGTCTTTGCCCAGTCCGTCAGCAACAGACACTTATTGGCCAATTTATCCCGACGACCAGCACTCATCAGCGAAGAAACGCACACCCAGATATCCAGATCACTGGAGGTACTTTGTCCGATCGAGGAGGTACTTCCCATGGTGTACAGCCCCTGAATTTCGGGCTCGCTTGAAATTGGGAGACTCTGCCCCAATGCTAGTTCTGTATCGTGAATAAACTGTTGTTGTGCTTCATCCGCTTCAAAGCCCCACACACCAAAAGGCACGTCTTGGTCGTAATAACCGGGAATTAAAGGATGATTGAATTGAAAGAATGCAGGAATTAAATGAAAAACACGGCGACTTTGTAGATCCATCAGCGCCAACGCACGTTCGGTACGCTGCCGGTTCAGATTATCTAATCTTTTGATTAAAGTCTCGGTGTATGTTTGCAAGGCGAATATCCTTGGTTGGCTCATAAATCAACGAACTGATTGCCCTTTGTGCAAAATCGCCGTCAAAACGTGATCAATTTAACACTTTATCTATCAATGGTAAAGATATCTCTCCCGGACCGCCGTGTCGGTTATCCAGAAAATTTAGGGATACTTTTTCGTTGATACATATCTCACTCA
Protein-coding sequences here:
- the cyaY gene encoding iron donor protein CyaY; this encodes MNDTEFHQLVDQMLEQVEQMIDDSGADIDYETTGNVMTLDFEDRSQIVINRQEPMHEIWLASKSGGFHFQYTDQQWICSKTGLELLTLIRQECEKHAGESIDWD
- a CDS encoding class I adenylate cyclase, yielding MQTYTETLIKRLDNLNRQRTERALALMDLQSRRVFHLIPAFFQFNHPLIPGYYDQDVPFGVWGFEADEAQQQFIHDTELALGQSLPISSEPEIQGLYTMGSTSSIGQSTSSDLDIWVCVSSLMSAGRRDKLANKCLLLTDWAKTQGVEANFFIMDEQRFRCKQSDEMTGENCGSSQHLLLLDEFYRSAVRMAGKRLLWQIVPPEMEECYDEYVSHLCRKSYINCSEWFDFGRLNHIPAEEYFGASLWQLYKSIDSPYKSVLKAILLEAYSWEYPHTQLLSIDTKRRFFTHEPDLYGMDAYYLMLEKVTRYLERINDQPRLDLVRRCFYLKTHEKLSREPGAGSVPWRRMALEELTQIWQWSSGIIAELDNRRNWKVEQVAFMHTGLLDALMQSYRNLIQFARRNDITSSISPQDISILSRKLYAAFEILPGKVTLLNPQISPDLHESDLTFIEVQQNRSNPAGWYLYKQPLVPRRMMGQHYLEHHEYLSKLVAWAFFNGLITESTRLHAVVQDAQLDIDKFYQMVGDLRNTFSLHKRRPTMHALASPCEISQLAMFINFEQDPTYVVSGKSLRVDLKTVDVLSFGPEQRCLVGSIDLVYRNSWHEVRTLHFEGEGAILDALKTVLCKMHQDALPPESVDVFCYSKNLRGLIRNAIYQLLAECIDLRLKPVEIELEKRRRFKALRVGRQMYGLFFERRGVSVQRLENSVDFYRSISTNKLKGSPLMMIDREQDYHLPEAIDGFASEGLIQFFFEDSETGFNIYVLDESNRVEVYHQFSGSKDEVISSLNGFYTSMLDENKVASKLINFNLPQYYQVIHADDGSSTYIIPYRSDSSSGAIPTKAVNA